The following coding sequences are from one Bacillus carboniphilus window:
- a CDS encoding DUF1934 domain-containing protein: protein MTANDQEVKITLQNEIKRDQEVERYELTVWGQYFKKAGSEFLKYEEAHEEGTVKTILKWKDGYALLLRSGAVSMRLEHRLDETTRGHYEHVYGTIPIAAHTSEINHQTKDNNQHTLKLEYALSMQESFIGTYKMTFSFQEEKA, encoded by the coding sequence TTGACTGCCAACGATCAAGAAGTCAAAATAACACTTCAAAATGAAATTAAACGAGACCAAGAAGTTGAACGGTATGAATTGACGGTATGGGGTCAATATTTTAAAAAAGCAGGTAGTGAGTTTTTAAAATACGAAGAGGCCCATGAAGAAGGGACCGTAAAAACGATTTTAAAATGGAAAGATGGGTATGCGCTTTTATTAAGAAGTGGGGCCGTTTCTATGCGTTTAGAGCATCGCCTAGATGAAACAACGCGAGGACACTATGAACATGTGTATGGAACGATACCAATCGCAGCCCACACATCTGAAATTAACCATCAGACAAAGGATAATAATCAGCATACTTTGAAACTGGAGTATGCTCTTTCGATGCAGGAGTCATTCATCGGTACATATAAAATGACATTTTCGTTTCAGGAGGAAAAGGCATGA